A window from Culex pipiens pallens isolate TS chromosome 3, TS_CPP_V2, whole genome shotgun sequence encodes these proteins:
- the LOC120419331 gene encoding UTP--glucose-1-phosphate uridylyltransferase isoform X1, with product MFGFQNSCVVLESKASCRLTDVNERHFKTFNHFGNGDVHVRGHQRVPSDTKEFHEATKRDALIRLRKDLDNLLHSADDDKKATVQKEMCGFEALFHRFLQEDGPSVEWDKIEKLPQDAVKDYSSLKTPQESEIRAMLDKLVVVKLNGGLGTSMGCHGPKSVIPVRNDLTFLDLTVQQIEHLNKKYSANVPLVLMNSFNTDEDTEKVIRKYKGFQVQIYTFNQSCYPRISRDSLLPVAKDFNIEADIEAWYPPGHGDFYQSFQNSGLLKKFIDEGRDYCFLSNIDNLGATVDINILNRLLGSDRQGDKPIEFVMEVTDKTRADVKGGTLIQYEHKLRLLEIAQVPKEHVDDFKSVKTFKFFNTNNIWARLESIERVLNARTMNMEIIVNNKTLDNGMRVIQLETAVGAAMKCFDDGIGINVPRSRFLPVKKTSDLLLVMSNLYSLKYGSLVMSPQRMFPTTPLVKLGDNHFSKVKEFLGRFANIPDLIELDHLTVSGDVTFGRGVSLRGTVIIIANHGDRIDIPAGAILENKIVSGNMRILDH from the exons ATGTTTGGCTTCCAGAACTCGTGTGTCGTTCTGGAATCGAAGGCGAGCTGCAGATTAACGGACGTTAATGAGAGGCACTTTAAGACGTTTAATCACTTTGGCAACGGTGATGTCCAC GTTCGCGGCCACCAGCGTGTCCCGTCCGACACGAAGGAGTTCCACGAGGCCACCAAGCGCGATGCGTTGATCCGTTTGCGCAAAGATTTGGACAATCTGCTGCACTCGGCGGACGATGACAAGAAGGCGACCGTCCAGAAGGAAATGTGCGGCTTCGAGGCCCTGTTCCACCGCTTCCTGCAGGAGGACGGCCCGTCGGTCGAGTGGGACAAGATCGAGAAGTTGCCCCAGGATGCCGTCAAGGATTACTCCAGCCTGAAGACGCCCCAGGAGTCGGAGATTCGTGCCATGCTGGACAAACTGGTCGTGGTCAAGCTGAACGGTGGTCTCGGAACGTCGATGGGTTGCCACGGGCCAAAGTCCGTCATTCCGGTGCGTAACGACCTTACATTTCTGGATTTGACCGTGCAGCAGATTGAGCACCTGAACAAAAAGTACAGCGCCAACGTGCCGCTCGTGCTGATGAACTCGTTCAACACCGACGAGGACACCGAGAAGGTCATCCGCAAGTACAAGGGATTCCAGGTCCAGATTTATACCTTTAACCAGAGCTGCTACCCGCGCATCAGCCGAGACTCGCTGCTGCCGGTGGCGAAGGATTTCAACATCGAAGCTGACATTGAGGC ATGGTACCCTCCCGGTCACGGTGATTTCTACCAGTCGTTCCAGAACTCGGGTCTGCTGAAGAAGTTCATCGATGAAGGCCGCGACTATTGCTTCCTGTCCAACATTGATAACTTGGGCGCGACGGTCGACATCAACATTTTGAACCGATTGCTCGGCAGCGACCGCCAGGGTGACAAACCGATCGAGTTCGTGATGGAGGTGACCGACAAGACCCGGGCTGACGTTAAGGGTGGTACCTTGATCCAGTACGAGCACAAGCTGCGACTGCTGGAAATCGCTCAGGTCCCGAAAGAGCACGTCGATGACTTCAAGTCGGTGAAGACGTTCAAGTTCTTCAACACCAACAATATTTGGGCCCGCTTGGAGTCGATCGAACGTGTTCTGAATGCGCGCACAATGAACATGGAGATCATCGTCAACAACAAAACGCTGGACAATGGTATGCGCGTGATTCAGCTGGAGACGGCCGTCGGTGCGGCGATGAAGTGCTTCGACGATGGAATCGGAATCAACGTTCCGCGGTCACGCTTCTTGCCGGTCAAGAAAACGTCCGATCTGCTGCTGGTCATGTCCAACCTGTACAGCCTCAAGTACGGCTCGCTCGTTATGTCACCGCAGCGCATGTTCCCCACGACGCCCCTGGTCAAGCTGGGAGACAATCACTTCAGCAAGGTCAAGGAGTTCCTGGGACGCTTCGCGAATATTCCCGACCTGATCGAGCTGGACCATTTGACCGTTTCGGGAGATGTCACGTTCGGCCGTGGAGTGTCGTTGCGTGGAACGGTCATCATCATTGCCAACCATGGTGATCGGATCGATATTCCAGCGGGAGCCATTCTGGAGAACAAGATCGTATCCGGTAATATGCGCATTCTGGATCACTAA
- the LOC120419331 gene encoding UTP--glucose-1-phosphate uridylyltransferase isoform X3 — translation MTGAIDILLKVRGHQRVPSDTKEFHEATKRDALIRLRKDLDNLLHSADDDKKATVQKEMCGFEALFHRFLQEDGPSVEWDKIEKLPQDAVKDYSSLKTPQESEIRAMLDKLVVVKLNGGLGTSMGCHGPKSVIPVRNDLTFLDLTVQQIEHLNKKYSANVPLVLMNSFNTDEDTEKVIRKYKGFQVQIYTFNQSCYPRISRDSLLPVAKDFNIEADIEAWYPPGHGDFYQSFQNSGLLKKFIDEGRDYCFLSNIDNLGATVDINILNRLLGSDRQGDKPIEFVMEVTDKTRADVKGGTLIQYEHKLRLLEIAQVPKEHVDDFKSVKTFKFFNTNNIWARLESIERVLNARTMNMEIIVNNKTLDNGMRVIQLETAVGAAMKCFDDGIGINVPRSRFLPVKKTSDLLLVMSNLYSLKYGSLVMSPQRMFPTTPLVKLGDNHFSKVKEFLGRFANIPDLIELDHLTVSGDVTFGRGVSLRGTVIIIANHGDRIDIPAGAILENKIVSGNMRILDH, via the exons ATGACGGGGGCGATCGACATACTGTTGAAA GTTCGCGGCCACCAGCGTGTCCCGTCCGACACGAAGGAGTTCCACGAGGCCACCAAGCGCGATGCGTTGATCCGTTTGCGCAAAGATTTGGACAATCTGCTGCACTCGGCGGACGATGACAAGAAGGCGACCGTCCAGAAGGAAATGTGCGGCTTCGAGGCCCTGTTCCACCGCTTCCTGCAGGAGGACGGCCCGTCGGTCGAGTGGGACAAGATCGAGAAGTTGCCCCAGGATGCCGTCAAGGATTACTCCAGCCTGAAGACGCCCCAGGAGTCGGAGATTCGTGCCATGCTGGACAAACTGGTCGTGGTCAAGCTGAACGGTGGTCTCGGAACGTCGATGGGTTGCCACGGGCCAAAGTCCGTCATTCCGGTGCGTAACGACCTTACATTTCTGGATTTGACCGTGCAGCAGATTGAGCACCTGAACAAAAAGTACAGCGCCAACGTGCCGCTCGTGCTGATGAACTCGTTCAACACCGACGAGGACACCGAGAAGGTCATCCGCAAGTACAAGGGATTCCAGGTCCAGATTTATACCTTTAACCAGAGCTGCTACCCGCGCATCAGCCGAGACTCGCTGCTGCCGGTGGCGAAGGATTTCAACATCGAAGCTGACATTGAGGC ATGGTACCCTCCCGGTCACGGTGATTTCTACCAGTCGTTCCAGAACTCGGGTCTGCTGAAGAAGTTCATCGATGAAGGCCGCGACTATTGCTTCCTGTCCAACATTGATAACTTGGGCGCGACGGTCGACATCAACATTTTGAACCGATTGCTCGGCAGCGACCGCCAGGGTGACAAACCGATCGAGTTCGTGATGGAGGTGACCGACAAGACCCGGGCTGACGTTAAGGGTGGTACCTTGATCCAGTACGAGCACAAGCTGCGACTGCTGGAAATCGCTCAGGTCCCGAAAGAGCACGTCGATGACTTCAAGTCGGTGAAGACGTTCAAGTTCTTCAACACCAACAATATTTGGGCCCGCTTGGAGTCGATCGAACGTGTTCTGAATGCGCGCACAATGAACATGGAGATCATCGTCAACAACAAAACGCTGGACAATGGTATGCGCGTGATTCAGCTGGAGACGGCCGTCGGTGCGGCGATGAAGTGCTTCGACGATGGAATCGGAATCAACGTTCCGCGGTCACGCTTCTTGCCGGTCAAGAAAACGTCCGATCTGCTGCTGGTCATGTCCAACCTGTACAGCCTCAAGTACGGCTCGCTCGTTATGTCACCGCAGCGCATGTTCCCCACGACGCCCCTGGTCAAGCTGGGAGACAATCACTTCAGCAAGGTCAAGGAGTTCCTGGGACGCTTCGCGAATATTCCCGACCTGATCGAGCTGGACCATTTGACCGTTTCGGGAGATGTCACGTTCGGCCGTGGAGTGTCGTTGCGTGGAACGGTCATCATCATTGCCAACCATGGTGATCGGATCGATATTCCAGCGGGAGCCATTCTGGAGAACAAGATCGTATCCGGTAATATGCGCATTCTGGATCACTAA
- the LOC120419331 gene encoding UTP--glucose-1-phosphate uridylyltransferase isoform X2: MLGVPNETSEKKVRGHQRVPSDTKEFHEATKRDALIRLRKDLDNLLHSADDDKKATVQKEMCGFEALFHRFLQEDGPSVEWDKIEKLPQDAVKDYSSLKTPQESEIRAMLDKLVVVKLNGGLGTSMGCHGPKSVIPVRNDLTFLDLTVQQIEHLNKKYSANVPLVLMNSFNTDEDTEKVIRKYKGFQVQIYTFNQSCYPRISRDSLLPVAKDFNIEADIEAWYPPGHGDFYQSFQNSGLLKKFIDEGRDYCFLSNIDNLGATVDINILNRLLGSDRQGDKPIEFVMEVTDKTRADVKGGTLIQYEHKLRLLEIAQVPKEHVDDFKSVKTFKFFNTNNIWARLESIERVLNARTMNMEIIVNNKTLDNGMRVIQLETAVGAAMKCFDDGIGINVPRSRFLPVKKTSDLLLVMSNLYSLKYGSLVMSPQRMFPTTPLVKLGDNHFSKVKEFLGRFANIPDLIELDHLTVSGDVTFGRGVSLRGTVIIIANHGDRIDIPAGAILENKIVSGNMRILDH, translated from the exons GTTCGCGGCCACCAGCGTGTCCCGTCCGACACGAAGGAGTTCCACGAGGCCACCAAGCGCGATGCGTTGATCCGTTTGCGCAAAGATTTGGACAATCTGCTGCACTCGGCGGACGATGACAAGAAGGCGACCGTCCAGAAGGAAATGTGCGGCTTCGAGGCCCTGTTCCACCGCTTCCTGCAGGAGGACGGCCCGTCGGTCGAGTGGGACAAGATCGAGAAGTTGCCCCAGGATGCCGTCAAGGATTACTCCAGCCTGAAGACGCCCCAGGAGTCGGAGATTCGTGCCATGCTGGACAAACTGGTCGTGGTCAAGCTGAACGGTGGTCTCGGAACGTCGATGGGTTGCCACGGGCCAAAGTCCGTCATTCCGGTGCGTAACGACCTTACATTTCTGGATTTGACCGTGCAGCAGATTGAGCACCTGAACAAAAAGTACAGCGCCAACGTGCCGCTCGTGCTGATGAACTCGTTCAACACCGACGAGGACACCGAGAAGGTCATCCGCAAGTACAAGGGATTCCAGGTCCAGATTTATACCTTTAACCAGAGCTGCTACCCGCGCATCAGCCGAGACTCGCTGCTGCCGGTGGCGAAGGATTTCAACATCGAAGCTGACATTGAGGC ATGGTACCCTCCCGGTCACGGTGATTTCTACCAGTCGTTCCAGAACTCGGGTCTGCTGAAGAAGTTCATCGATGAAGGCCGCGACTATTGCTTCCTGTCCAACATTGATAACTTGGGCGCGACGGTCGACATCAACATTTTGAACCGATTGCTCGGCAGCGACCGCCAGGGTGACAAACCGATCGAGTTCGTGATGGAGGTGACCGACAAGACCCGGGCTGACGTTAAGGGTGGTACCTTGATCCAGTACGAGCACAAGCTGCGACTGCTGGAAATCGCTCAGGTCCCGAAAGAGCACGTCGATGACTTCAAGTCGGTGAAGACGTTCAAGTTCTTCAACACCAACAATATTTGGGCCCGCTTGGAGTCGATCGAACGTGTTCTGAATGCGCGCACAATGAACATGGAGATCATCGTCAACAACAAAACGCTGGACAATGGTATGCGCGTGATTCAGCTGGAGACGGCCGTCGGTGCGGCGATGAAGTGCTTCGACGATGGAATCGGAATCAACGTTCCGCGGTCACGCTTCTTGCCGGTCAAGAAAACGTCCGATCTGCTGCTGGTCATGTCCAACCTGTACAGCCTCAAGTACGGCTCGCTCGTTATGTCACCGCAGCGCATGTTCCCCACGACGCCCCTGGTCAAGCTGGGAGACAATCACTTCAGCAAGGTCAAGGAGTTCCTGGGACGCTTCGCGAATATTCCCGACCTGATCGAGCTGGACCATTTGACCGTTTCGGGAGATGTCACGTTCGGCCGTGGAGTGTCGTTGCGTGGAACGGTCATCATCATTGCCAACCATGGTGATCGGATCGATATTCCAGCGGGAGCCATTCTGGAGAACAAGATCGTATCCGGTAATATGCGCATTCTGGATCACTAA